In Haloarcula hispanica ATCC 33960, one DNA window encodes the following:
- a CDS encoding potassium channel family protein — protein sequence MYIITVGAGDIGTPLIEIATGTGNEVVVIERDAARADEVASEFDCMVLNADATVKETLEDAGADRADAIITTTDQDATNVMVSLLAQELEIPAIVSVVHNPEHMNLFKQIGVNTMENPQRLIAESLFRSVDRPSIVDYMRVGDVAEVFEITVTEAAPIAGLTLIEADEEGLLDADTLVVAIERKDADAPITPRGQTRIEAGDLLTVYSGSGATPEVTDIFGHYEDHATNDSNGFGL from the coding sequence ATGTACATAATCACTGTCGGAGCAGGCGATATCGGAACGCCGCTCATCGAGATTGCAACGGGAACCGGAAACGAAGTCGTCGTCATCGAGCGGGACGCGGCGAGGGCGGACGAAGTCGCCAGCGAGTTCGACTGTATGGTCCTCAACGCGGATGCGACCGTCAAAGAGACGCTTGAGGATGCCGGTGCCGACCGCGCGGATGCCATCATCACGACGACGGACCAGGATGCGACCAACGTCATGGTGTCCCTCCTGGCACAGGAACTGGAAATCCCCGCAATCGTCTCGGTCGTCCACAATCCGGAGCACATGAACCTCTTTAAGCAGATCGGCGTCAATACGATGGAGAACCCACAGCGCCTCATTGCGGAGTCACTCTTCCGGTCCGTCGACCGGCCATCGATTGTTGACTACATGCGGGTCGGCGACGTTGCCGAAGTGTTCGAGATTACAGTCACCGAGGCGGCACCGATTGCCGGGCTGACACTCATTGAAGCCGACGAGGAGGGACTGTTGGATGCCGATACGCTCGTTGTCGCGATTGAACGGAAAGACGCCGACGCACCCATCACGCCCCGAGGGCAGACCCGTATCGAAGCAGGCGACCTGTTGACGGTGTACTCCGGATCGGGGGCGACGCCCGAGGTGACGGACATCTTCGGCCATTACGAAGACCACGCAACGAACGATTCGAACGGGTTCGGCCTATGA
- a CDS encoding universal stress protein, translated as MAHAETSLQEFLERSDTAPPQRILYPIFGTHDDFTFETALNIADGVGGELLVLDLFTGDATRSSETTSVGRKLLQARLDETHTADAHLIVEETDTPLKTAINVAQQRHVQLAVLDEHTPELFGEGLRGDAADRMRKKASCDVVSVTYSRADSGISSVLVPIAEGTHSALGVVVGGALAMGADAPVDLFHVSETKDETAVARASTLFETARSRLPEAVTVDTWHLEAPDVAEAIINESAHYNVTVMGKPTQSRLREFVTGSVTAAVTDESENAVLTVQRDGGDEGFGFERN; from the coding sequence ATGGCTCACGCTGAAACTAGTCTGCAGGAGTTTCTGGAGCGGTCCGATACCGCGCCACCACAACGAATCCTCTATCCGATTTTCGGGACACACGACGACTTCACGTTCGAGACGGCACTGAACATTGCAGACGGTGTCGGCGGGGAACTGCTCGTTCTCGATCTGTTCACGGGTGATGCTACCCGGAGTTCGGAGACCACGTCCGTCGGTCGAAAGCTACTGCAGGCGCGACTGGACGAGACGCACACCGCTGACGCGCATTTGATCGTCGAAGAGACCGACACGCCACTCAAGACAGCAATCAACGTCGCACAGCAGCGCCACGTCCAGTTGGCTGTACTGGACGAGCACACGCCCGAATTATTCGGCGAGGGGCTCCGAGGTGACGCAGCCGACCGGATGCGAAAGAAAGCATCGTGTGATGTGGTCTCAGTCACGTACTCACGGGCTGACTCGGGAATTTCGTCGGTACTTGTCCCGATTGCAGAGGGCACGCATTCCGCCCTCGGCGTTGTCGTCGGCGGCGCGTTAGCGATGGGTGCAGATGCACCTGTCGACCTCTTCCATGTGTCCGAAACGAAAGACGAGACTGCGGTGGCACGAGCATCGACGCTGTTCGAAACAGCACGAAGCCGCCTCCCCGAGGCAGTCACAGTAGATACGTGGCATCTCGAAGCACCCGATGTCGCGGAGGCAATTATCAACGAGTCCGCTCACTACAATGTCACAGTGATGGGCAAACCGACCCAGAGCCGCCTCCGGGAGTTCGTCACGGGCTCGGTGACTGCGGCCGTCACGGACGAATCCGAAAACGCAGTACTGACCGTCCAGCGAGATGGCGGTGATGAGGGATTCGGCTTCGAGCGAAACTGA
- a CDS encoding Lrp/AsnC family transcriptional regulator, translating into MSRRLDEIDRRIIHALQQDARNISAPMVAEEMDVSPGTIRNRINQLEDAGIIKGYHADIDYERCESRLTNLFVCNTSASERENLARKALTVPGVVNVRELRTGRGNLQIKAVGEEMSDLTRIAHQLSKLGLEIEDEDLIQEEYFTPYEPFGPDGASKQGAMTDMVSLSGGAEVVDVTVSPEAPIVDTTLRDANEQSLLDEEVLIIAIERGDEMITPKGDTEIRAGDLISVFARDGVPESTLDAFGETNEPITPS; encoded by the coding sequence ATGAGTCGGCGTCTCGACGAAATCGACAGGCGCATCATCCACGCGCTGCAGCAGGACGCTCGGAACATCTCGGCCCCGATGGTCGCGGAGGAGATGGACGTCTCTCCGGGGACGATTCGCAACCGCATCAATCAGCTCGAAGATGCGGGCATTATCAAGGGGTATCACGCCGATATCGACTACGAGCGGTGTGAGAGTCGCTTGACCAATCTGTTCGTCTGTAACACCTCTGCGAGCGAGCGGGAGAACCTGGCCAGAAAGGCGCTCACGGTCCCCGGTGTGGTGAACGTTCGGGAACTCCGGACCGGCCGCGGCAACCTCCAGATCAAGGCCGTCGGCGAGGAAATGAGTGACCTCACTCGGATCGCCCACCAGCTCAGCAAGCTCGGCCTGGAGATCGAGGACGAGGACCTGATTCAGGAGGAGTATTTCACGCCCTACGAACCGTTCGGGCCGGACGGCGCGAGCAAGCAGGGGGCGATGACCGACATGGTGTCACTCTCCGGCGGCGCGGAAGTGGTCGACGTGACCGTCAGTCCGGAAGCCCCGATTGTGGACACGACACTTCGTGATGCGAACGAACAGTCACTACTCGACGAAGAGGTCCTTATCATCGCTATCGAACGAGGTGACGAGATGATTACGCCGAAAGGCGATACAGAAATCCGTGCCGGCGACCTTATCTCCGTGTTTGCTCGGGACGGGGTACCCGAGTCGACGCTGGACGCGTTCGGTGAGACGAACGAACCGATTACGCCGTCGTAA
- a CDS encoding nitroreductase family protein: MSQTYYSRSLDDEISEHRDPAHDVDPLFVNRWSPRAMAGDSLAEDDLLPLFEAARWAPSAFNNQHWRFVYATREDDEWESFLGLLNEANRSWARNAGALIAVFSKVTLEHNGESAGTRSFDTGAAWQNLALEGARRDLAVHPMAGFDWDRIHEALGVPEDEFDAEAMIAVGERADPETLPEDLKEHEKPSGRKPLDEIVFSGQFE; the protein is encoded by the coding sequence ATGTCACAGACGTATTACAGCCGTAGCCTCGACGACGAGATTTCGGAACACCGGGACCCTGCTCACGACGTCGACCCGCTCTTCGTTAATCGCTGGTCGCCGCGTGCGATGGCTGGTGATTCGCTTGCTGAAGATGACCTGCTGCCGCTGTTTGAAGCCGCGCGCTGGGCACCGTCCGCATTCAACAATCAGCATTGGCGATTCGTCTACGCCACCCGTGAGGACGACGAATGGGAGTCGTTCCTCGGCCTGCTGAACGAAGCCAACCGCTCATGGGCACGCAATGCTGGCGCGCTCATCGCCGTTTTCTCGAAGGTCACCCTCGAGCACAACGGCGAGTCCGCTGGGACGCGTTCGTTCGATACCGGTGCTGCGTGGCAGAATCTCGCTCTGGAGGGCGCCCGGCGCGACTTGGCTGTTCACCCGATGGCGGGCTTCGACTGGGATCGGATCCACGAAGCTCTGGGCGTCCCAGAAGACGAATTCGACGCCGAAGCAATGATCGCCGTCGGTGAACGGGCTGATCCCGAGACGTTACCTGAGGACCTCAAAGAGCACGAAAAGCCGAGCGGTCGGAAACCACTTGACGAAATAGTCTTCAGCGGCCAGTTCGAATGA
- a CDS encoding TrkH family potassium uptake protein, whose protein sequence is MIVNGRTVGRDVGRIVQAISLMMVISVLVAAVNGEFFAVPAFIISALVMAALGSGLVWRYQDAEPPEKREAMVTAATAWGLIGILGGLPFLLIAWTIQLDPLPVWMNTPAMDETTAVFLNPLDAVFESMSGFTGTGLTVAETEEQLPRSLHWWRSFIEWVGGVGVIVLTVAILQRGGGSSGSYTLYESEARSEKIHPSIVTTVREIWKIFVGLTLGSIALFLLAGMPLWDAINHGMTGIATGGFSVHSASIGFYDSPLIEYATVPVMVAGSIAFPIHYLIFKGEIRNLYADLQTRWVFIWFTAGSLVLTGILYANGQYATLEETFRVALFQFVSATSNTGFGSASIGGGTEQVWSAGATLWACLGMLTGGAAGSTVSGLKLIRVVTLVKGTVWQIQDVFRPQTAIKYLQIGERRLSEEQAQREYTEATVVFILWITFLVIGVAVLLRVLSPAHPLEYVIFDVMSAQSNVGLSSGITGPDMPDTAKAMLILNMWVGRLEIIPIAVLIGSVLQRLDLYRRG, encoded by the coding sequence ATGATTGTAAACGGACGAACCGTCGGACGTGACGTCGGTCGCATCGTGCAAGCCATATCGTTGATGATGGTGATCTCGGTTCTCGTCGCAGCGGTAAACGGCGAGTTCTTCGCGGTTCCGGCCTTCATCATCTCGGCGCTCGTCATGGCCGCTCTCGGGAGCGGACTCGTCTGGCGCTATCAGGACGCCGAGCCGCCGGAGAAACGCGAGGCGATGGTCACCGCAGCCACAGCATGGGGACTTATCGGTATCCTCGGCGGCCTCCCGTTCCTCCTCATCGCATGGACCATCCAGCTCGACCCGCTCCCCGTCTGGATGAACACGCCAGCGATGGATGAGACCACAGCTGTGTTTCTCAACCCGCTGGATGCCGTGTTCGAAAGCATGAGCGGTTTCACCGGAACCGGGCTTACGGTGGCCGAAACCGAAGAGCAACTGCCGCGGTCGCTGCACTGGTGGCGGTCGTTCATCGAGTGGGTCGGTGGCGTCGGCGTGATTGTCCTGACCGTCGCTATTCTTCAACGCGGCGGCGGGAGCAGTGGCTCGTATACGCTCTACGAGAGTGAGGCCCGCTCCGAGAAGATTCATCCGAGCATCGTCACCACCGTCCGGGAGATCTGGAAGATCTTCGTCGGACTGACACTCGGCTCGATTGCCCTGTTCCTGCTGGCTGGCATGCCGTTATGGGACGCTATCAACCACGGGATGACCGGTATTGCGACGGGCGGCTTCTCCGTTCACTCGGCGTCGATTGGCTTCTACGACAGCCCGTTGATCGAGTACGCGACGGTGCCCGTCATGGTCGCGGGTAGTATCGCCTTCCCCATCCACTATCTGATCTTCAAAGGCGAAATACGGAACCTGTACGCCGACTTACAGACCCGGTGGGTGTTTATCTGGTTTACCGCTGGCTCCCTCGTCCTGACGGGGATTCTATACGCGAACGGTCAGTACGCGACACTCGAAGAGACGTTCAGGGTTGCGCTGTTCCAGTTCGTCTCCGCGACCTCAAACACCGGCTTCGGAAGCGCGTCAATCGGCGGCGGGACCGAGCAGGTATGGAGTGCGGGCGCGACACTGTGGGCCTGTCTCGGGATGCTCACTGGCGGTGCAGCAGGGTCGACAGTCAGCGGCCTCAAGCTCATCCGAGTGGTAACATTAGTCAAGGGGACCGTCTGGCAGATACAGGACGTGTTCCGCCCGCAAACCGCTATCAAGTACTTGCAGATCGGCGAGCGCCGTCTCAGCGAAGAACAGGCACAGCGCGAGTACACCGAAGCGACGGTCGTGTTCATCCTCTGGATTACGTTCCTCGTCATCGGTGTCGCGGTCCTGCTCCGCGTTCTCTCACCGGCTCACCCGCTCGAATACGTCATTTTCGACGTGATGAGCGCACAGAGCAACGTCGGCCTCAGCAGTGGCATCACTGGGCCAGATATGCCCGACACTGCGAAGGCTATGCTGATACTCAATATGTGGGTCGGCCGGCTCGAAATCATTCCCATCGCCGTACTGATCGGGTCGGTCCTGCAGCGACTCGATTTGTACCGACGCGGGTGA